Proteins encoded by one window of Mesorhizobium sp. INR15:
- a CDS encoding glycosyltransferase family 4 protein gives MKLLHIIPVLGAGGPTRSLLTFVKRTRSSHPGISHTIISLQAGDHMPLLFELRRLGAEILRAPGMEKTAAEISGADVVLVHFWNTPSLWRLLTADLPPARYVVWALILGANAPQKLNTRLATEAAGLVLTAPSSSDQANGLEAAPVVPGLADEHRLAGLHAKAHDGFNADYIGTTNRGKMHPRFIEMMAALDIPGLKVRICGGALEQGMASALAASPDPGRFECRGFVENIGAVLETSDVFAYPLAERTYASSDISLQEAMYAGVPPVILPHGGPSRFVVDGKNGIVAQSEGEFVAAIEHLHHHPEKRATLGHNARQSALALFSADRHVAALVETIEAASRQPKSGLLHDGHSAPMPASVLFLMSQDWDEATARNAVDTWSTGRTADLMAYAEGLDDDAFQVEGGVLHWRKAAMNDPLLRYWTAIWLARHDRIAEARHELSEALRLGAPASVAGHVIGPQA, from the coding sequence TTGAAGCTTCTGCATATCATCCCGGTGCTTGGTGCGGGCGGCCCGACGCGGTCGCTGTTGACCTTCGTCAAGCGGACCAGGAGCAGCCATCCTGGTATCAGCCACACGATCATCTCCCTCCAGGCCGGTGACCACATGCCGCTGCTGTTCGAGCTGCGGCGGCTTGGGGCGGAAATCCTGCGGGCTCCCGGGATGGAAAAGACGGCCGCCGAGATTAGCGGTGCGGATGTCGTGCTGGTTCACTTCTGGAACACACCCAGCCTCTGGCGGCTGCTGACCGCTGACCTGCCTCCTGCGCGCTACGTCGTCTGGGCTCTGATCCTCGGCGCCAATGCCCCGCAAAAGCTCAACACGCGGCTGGCCACGGAAGCGGCCGGCCTGGTGCTGACCGCGCCTTCGTCATCTGACCAGGCAAACGGCCTGGAGGCCGCGCCTGTCGTTCCCGGCCTCGCCGACGAACATCGCCTCGCCGGGCTGCATGCAAAGGCGCATGACGGTTTTAACGCCGACTACATCGGCACCACGAACCGGGGCAAGATGCATCCCCGTTTCATCGAGATGATGGCGGCGCTCGACATCCCCGGCCTCAAGGTCCGGATCTGCGGTGGCGCGCTTGAACAGGGCATGGCGTCGGCACTGGCTGCATCGCCTGACCCCGGCCGGTTCGAATGCCGTGGCTTTGTCGAGAACATCGGCGCGGTGCTCGAGACATCGGATGTCTTCGCCTATCCGCTGGCGGAACGGACATATGCCTCCAGCGACATCAGCCTGCAGGAAGCCATGTACGCCGGTGTGCCGCCAGTCATTCTTCCCCATGGCGGGCCAAGCCGATTCGTCGTTGACGGCAAGAACGGCATCGTCGCGCAAAGCGAGGGCGAATTCGTCGCCGCGATCGAGCATCTTCATCATCATCCGGAAAAACGCGCCACGCTCGGACACAATGCCCGGCAATCAGCGCTGGCATTGTTTTCGGCGGACAGACATGTCGCGGCCCTGGTGGAGACAATTGAGGCCGCATCGCGGCAACCGAAGTCGGGCCTGCTGCACGACGGGCATTCCGCGCCGATGCCGGCCAGCGTTCTCTTCCTGATGTCGCAAGACTGGGATGAAGCAACGGCACGCAATGCCGTGGATACCTGGAGTACGGGGCGGACGGCCGATCTGATGGCCTATGCCGAAGGCCTCGACGATGATGCGTTTCAGGTCGAGGGCGGCGTCCTGCATTGGCGAAAGGCGGCGATGAACGATCCGTTGCTGCGGTACTGGACCGCCATCTGGCTTGCGCGTCATGACCGCATCGCCGAAGCCCGGCATGAACTCTCCGAAGCGCTGCGGCTCGGCGCTCCGGCCTCTGTTGCCGGGCATGTCATCGGCCCTCAGGCCTGA
- a CDS encoding ABC transporter ATP-binding protein — MSALEIRDIRKSYGNVETLKGIDIALESGEFLVLLGSSGCGKSTLLNIIAGLAEATSGDIQIGGRSILGVHPKNRDIAMVFQSYALYPNLTVQRNIGFGLEMRKVPAAERDKTVRDAAKLLQIENLLDRKPSQLSGGQRQRVAIGRALVRKPQVFLFDEPLSNLDAKLRLEMRTELKRLHQILQTTVVYVTHDQIEAMTLASRIAVMRDGRIEQLGTPEEIYNQPATLYVAGFVGAPSMNMLQAIVENGGLAIAGSDVRIPLPARFKNTVQSGAQVIVGIRPEAFRLATGTEAELSLPVEAEVVELTGPELVTTARIGTQRLTACLPPRAGIAKGEIRSLAFDGDALRLFDPATGKAIEATI, encoded by the coding sequence ATGAGCGCACTTGAAATCCGCGACATCCGCAAGAGCTATGGCAATGTCGAGACGTTGAAAGGCATCGACATCGCGCTGGAAAGCGGCGAATTCCTGGTTCTGCTCGGCTCGTCAGGTTGCGGAAAATCGACGCTTCTCAACATCATTGCCGGGTTGGCTGAAGCAACCAGCGGCGACATCCAGATCGGCGGCCGCTCGATCCTTGGCGTCCACCCCAAGAACCGCGACATCGCCATGGTCTTCCAGTCCTATGCCCTCTATCCGAACCTGACCGTCCAGCGAAACATCGGCTTCGGCCTGGAGATGCGCAAGGTGCCCGCCGCCGAGCGCGACAAGACGGTGCGTGACGCGGCAAAGCTGCTTCAGATCGAGAACCTGCTCGACCGCAAGCCGAGCCAGCTTTCGGGCGGCCAGCGTCAGCGCGTCGCCATCGGCAGGGCGCTGGTGCGCAAGCCGCAGGTTTTCCTGTTCGACGAGCCGCTATCCAATCTCGACGCGAAACTCCGGCTGGAAATGCGCACCGAGCTGAAGCGCCTGCACCAGATCCTGCAGACCACGGTCGTCTATGTCACCCACGACCAGATCGAGGCGATGACGCTGGCGAGCCGGATCGCTGTCATGCGTGACGGCAGGATCGAGCAGCTTGGCACGCCGGAGGAAATCTACAACCAACCGGCGACGCTCTATGTCGCCGGCTTCGTCGGCGCCCCTTCCATGAACATGCTGCAGGCCATCGTGGAAAACGGTGGCCTCGCGATTGCCGGTTCGGACGTGCGGATACCCTTGCCTGCCCGTTTCAAGAACACGGTCCAGAGCGGCGCTCAAGTCATTGTCGGCATCAGGCCCGAAGCGTTTCGCCTGGCAACTGGCACCGAAGCAGAGCTGTCGCTGCCGGTCGAAGCGGAAGTGGTCGAACTGACCGGCCCTGAGCTCGTCACCACCGCCCGCATCGGCACGCAGCGCCTGACCGCTTGCCTGCCGCCTCGGGCCGGTATCGCGAAAGGTGAGATCCGAAGCCTTGCCTTTGATGGAGATGCCTTGCGCCTCTTCGATCCCGCAACCGGCAAGGCCATCGAAGCCACGATTTGA
- a CDS encoding PfkB family carbohydrate kinase, with translation MRPLAVIGNVNVDLIVGPVTPWPKAGTETVVDHDELRVGGQAGNSGLAWLALGVDFAIAANVGDDQFGRWLRDAFGSRAEKWPVRPESTTLSVGMTHPDGERTFFTTTGHLPRFSLADVFTVLDGNRLSGGYALLSGSFLTDDLTGDYEAFFDWADRHGIAVALDTGWPITGWTPANCAATLAWLSRCDLALFNEVETVTLAGLENPVEAARKVRSSMKKGATFVVKRGPQGAIAIGPDGALVEAVAPDVKVVDTIGAGDVFNAAFLAALAQDQPLSVCLSAATHVASRAISTLPRNYGGPMQFEDVAHERT, from the coding sequence ATGCGGCCGCTTGCAGTCATCGGCAACGTCAATGTCGATCTCATCGTCGGCCCGGTGACGCCTTGGCCGAAAGCCGGGACCGAGACAGTCGTTGACCATGACGAACTGCGCGTCGGCGGCCAGGCGGGAAATAGCGGGCTCGCCTGGCTGGCGCTTGGCGTCGATTTCGCCATTGCCGCCAATGTCGGAGACGACCAGTTCGGCCGCTGGTTGCGTGATGCCTTCGGCAGCCGTGCCGAGAAATGGCCGGTGCGTCCCGAAAGCACGACGCTCTCGGTCGGCATGACCCATCCCGACGGCGAGCGAACCTTCTTCACAACGACCGGGCACTTGCCACGCTTCAGCCTGGCCGATGTCTTCACGGTCCTCGACGGCAACCGGCTCTCGGGTGGCTATGCCCTGCTGTCGGGATCGTTCCTGACCGATGATCTCACAGGCGACTACGAAGCTTTCTTCGACTGGGCCGACCGGCACGGCATTGCCGTCGCGCTCGACACCGGCTGGCCGATTACAGGCTGGACCCCGGCCAACTGCGCGGCGACGCTAGCCTGGCTTTCGCGCTGCGATCTCGCCCTTTTCAACGAGGTCGAGACCGTGACCCTGGCCGGGTTGGAAAACCCTGTCGAAGCCGCCCGAAAAGTCCGCTCAAGCATGAAGAAAGGCGCGACGTTTGTTGTCAAACGCGGGCCGCAAGGCGCCATCGCCATCGGCCCCGACGGGGCGCTGGTCGAAGCCGTGGCGCCTGACGTGAAAGTCGTCGACACGATCGGCGCCGGCGACGTTTTCAACGCCGCCTTCCTGGCGGCGCTGGCTCAGGACCAGCCGCTGTCCGTCTGTCTCTCCGCCGCGACCCATGTGGCCTCGCGCGCCATCTCCACCTTGCCCCGCAACTACGGTGGGCCCATGCAATTCGAGGACGTCGCCCATGAGCGCACTTGA
- a CDS encoding SIS domain-containing protein, whose amino-acid sequence MTMTAQKTRPAGLVAIDREMARQHADALASFRQNTDMAAKAAASIRETGRLLLLGMGGSHAVGRAVEPLYRSLGIDALAMPLSEQLGQPLPLVDRTVLITSQSGESAEVVRWFAETDEADDTFGLTLEGGSFLARTAPCLIGAGGTELAFAATRSLTVSFALHLAILAALGEDPGPALAVLDAAETGDISEALAALEKVTAIVTSGRRLQGVAEALALGLTELSRLPCFSLEGGQLRHGPMEMLGPSIGVILFRGNDHTTDLVTAMAVSVVQAGASLILFDASGQAPVAGAVTLSFKPASGLAAVFAMLPVAQSLMVAFAESRVDNAGTPVHSTKITRSE is encoded by the coding sequence ATGACGATGACTGCGCAAAAAACCCGGCCGGCCGGACTGGTCGCGATCGACCGCGAGATGGCGCGCCAGCACGCGGATGCTCTCGCCTCGTTCCGGCAAAACACCGATATGGCGGCAAAGGCCGCCGCCTCGATCCGCGAGACCGGACGGCTGCTGTTGCTTGGCATGGGTGGCTCGCACGCCGTCGGCCGCGCTGTCGAGCCGCTCTATCGGTCGCTCGGCATCGACGCGTTGGCGATGCCGCTTTCTGAGCAGCTTGGCCAACCGCTGCCGCTGGTGGACAGGACGGTCCTGATCACCTCGCAATCCGGCGAAAGCGCCGAAGTCGTGCGCTGGTTCGCGGAAACGGACGAAGCTGATGATACATTCGGGCTGACGCTGGAGGGCGGCTCGTTCCTCGCCCGCACGGCGCCTTGCCTGATCGGCGCCGGCGGCACCGAGCTTGCCTTTGCCGCCACCCGCAGCCTGACCGTGAGTTTCGCCTTGCACCTGGCCATTCTGGCCGCACTGGGCGAGGATCCGGGCCCGGCATTGGCGGTGCTTGATGCCGCCGAGACCGGTGACATCAGCGAGGCGCTCGCCGCCCTGGAAAAGGTGACGGCGATCGTCACGTCGGGACGCCGGCTGCAAGGTGTCGCCGAAGCCCTGGCGCTCGGGCTCACCGAGCTTTCGCGTCTCCCGTGCTTTTCGCTCGAAGGCGGCCAGCTGCGGCATGGGCCCATGGAAATGCTCGGACCATCGATCGGCGTCATCCTGTTTCGCGGCAACGACCACACGACGGATCTCGTCACCGCCATGGCCGTCTCCGTGGTTCAGGCCGGCGCGTCTCTGATCCTCTTCGATGCCTCCGGGCAGGCGCCGGTTGCGGGCGCGGTCACGCTTTCCTTCAAGCCGGCCTCCGGCCTGGCGGCTGTCTTCGCCATGCTGCCGGTGGCGCAAAGCCTGATGGTCGCCTTCGCCGAATCTCGCGTCGACAATGCCGGCACGCCTGTTCACTCCACCAAGATCACCAGGAGCGAGTGA
- a CDS encoding carbohydrate ABC transporter permease → MERRSPAFTIFIYACAILLAAVILAPVAWLFIMSISPAADLAAKPLRWWPQSVDFSRYRELLSTAENSAGAAFTSSLRNSLEIAGMATVAALALAIPAGWAVSRTPSIGWSLSMVIATYMLPPVALAVPLYMGLSHLGLLNNVFGLALVYLTILAPFTTWLMKSGFDSIPREIEAAAMIDGAGLFQTLRIITLPLAAPVMATSALFAVLLAWDEFFYALLFTSDQRAKTLTVAIADLAGGRVSDYGLIATAGVLAALPPVLIGLVMQRALISGLTSGGVKG, encoded by the coding sequence ATGGAACGCAGGAGCCCCGCTTTCACGATCTTCATCTATGCCTGCGCCATTTTGCTGGCCGCCGTCATCCTGGCGCCCGTCGCCTGGCTGTTCATCATGAGCATTTCACCGGCCGCCGATCTCGCTGCCAAGCCGCTGCGCTGGTGGCCGCAAAGCGTCGACTTCTCCCGCTACAGGGAATTGCTGTCGACGGCTGAAAACAGCGCGGGTGCCGCTTTCACCTCATCGCTTCGTAACAGTCTTGAGATTGCCGGCATGGCGACCGTGGCGGCCTTGGCTCTGGCCATTCCCGCCGGCTGGGCCGTATCGCGCACGCCTTCGATCGGCTGGTCGCTGTCTATGGTCATTGCCACCTACATGCTGCCGCCGGTGGCGCTGGCCGTGCCGCTCTATATGGGCCTGTCGCATCTCGGCCTGCTCAACAATGTCTTCGGCCTGGCCCTGGTCTACCTGACCATCCTGGCGCCCTTCACCACCTGGCTGATGAAATCGGGCTTCGATTCGATCCCGCGCGAAATCGAGGCGGCGGCGATGATCGACGGCGCCGGCCTGTTCCAGACCTTGCGCATCATCACGCTGCCGCTGGCCGCCCCGGTCATGGCGACGTCGGCGCTGTTCGCGGTGCTGCTGGCCTGGGACGAGTTCTTCTACGCCCTGCTCTTCACCTCGGACCAACGCGCCAAGACCTTGACCGTCGCCATCGCCGATTTGGCCGGCGGGCGTGTCTCCGACTACGGATTGATTGCAACGGCAGGCGTGCTGGCCGCCTTGCCGCCGGTGCTGATCGGCCTCGTCATGCAACGGGCGCTGATCTCCGGACTGACCAGCGGTGGTGTGAAAGGATGA
- a CDS encoding carbohydrate ABC transporter permease: MSGTWMTTRAWLLMLPLLVVMVAVIGWPLVDTIGLSFTDAKLVGTAGNFVGLDNYTNMLSSSNFSRTLITTTLFAVISVAAEMIIGVLAALLLNQQFRGRALLRALMILPWALPTVVNATLWRLIYNPEYGALNAALTQLHLLDAYRSWLGEPGTALAALIVADCWKNFPLVALIALAALQAVPRDITAASLVDGAGPFNRFRFVILPYLAGPLMVALVLRTIEAFKVFDIIWVMTRGGPANTTRTLSILVYQEAFSFQRAGSGASLALIVTLLVTVLAVGYAALVRKTAGSAA, translated from the coding sequence ATGTCGGGCACCTGGATGACAACCCGTGCATGGCTGCTGATGCTGCCCTTGCTCGTGGTCATGGTCGCCGTCATCGGCTGGCCGCTTGTCGATACGATCGGCCTTTCCTTCACCGACGCCAAGCTTGTTGGCACGGCAGGCAATTTCGTCGGCCTCGACAACTATACAAACATGCTGTCGAGCTCGAATTTCTCGCGCACGCTCATCACCACGACGCTGTTCGCGGTCATTTCTGTCGCCGCTGAAATGATCATCGGCGTGCTCGCCGCGCTGCTGCTCAATCAGCAGTTTCGCGGCCGTGCGCTGCTGCGGGCGCTGATGATCCTGCCCTGGGCGCTGCCGACAGTGGTCAACGCCACCCTGTGGCGGCTGATCTACAATCCGGAATATGGCGCCTTGAACGCAGCGCTGACGCAACTGCATCTGCTGGACGCCTATCGCTCCTGGCTCGGCGAGCCGGGAACCGCGTTGGCGGCCCTGATCGTCGCCGACTGCTGGAAGAATTTTCCGCTGGTGGCGTTGATCGCGCTCGCTGCCCTGCAGGCCGTGCCGCGCGACATCACCGCCGCCTCGCTGGTCGATGGCGCAGGGCCATTCAACCGCTTCCGCTTTGTCATCCTGCCCTATCTCGCCGGCCCGCTGATGGTCGCGCTGGTGCTGCGCACCATCGAGGCCTTCAAGGTCTTCGACATCATCTGGGTGATGACCCGCGGCGGACCGGCGAACACCACACGCACGCTGTCCATCCTCGTCTACCAGGAGGCCTTCTCCTTCCAGCGCGCCGGCTCCGGCGCGTCGCTGGCCCTGATCGTCACCTTGCTCGTCACGGTGCTGGCCGTTGGCTATGCGGCGCTTGTGCGCAAGACCGCTGGGAGTGCTGCCTGA
- a CDS encoding extracellular solute-binding protein, whose product MLKSIGKTLLGAVFVGGVLVPHAFAETSLNALFMAQAAYSEADVRAMTDAFTKANPDIKVNLEFVPYEGLHDKTVLAQGSGGGYDVVLFDVIWPAEYATNKVLVDVSPKITDDMKKGVLPGAWTTVQYEGKYYGMPWILDTKYLFYNKDILEKAGIKAPPKTWEELGEQAKIIKDKGLLKTPIAWSWSQAEAAICDYTTLVSAYGGDFLKDGKPDFQNGAGVSALKYMVDSYKSGLTNPNSKEFLEEDVRKVFENGDAAFALNWTYMYNMANDPKDSKVAGKVGVVPAPGVTGTSEVSAVNGSMGLGVTAVSKHQDEAWKYITFMTSQATQNQYAKLSLPIWASSYDDPAVTKGQEELIAAAKLGLAAMYPRPTTPKYQELSTALQQAIQESLLGTASPEDALKTAAQNSGL is encoded by the coding sequence ATGCTGAAATCGATCGGTAAGACCCTCTTGGGTGCAGTCTTTGTCGGGGGAGTTCTGGTCCCCCACGCTTTCGCTGAAACCTCGCTCAACGCGCTTTTCATGGCGCAGGCCGCCTACAGCGAGGCCGATGTGCGGGCCATGACGGATGCCTTCACCAAGGCCAATCCGGACATCAAGGTCAATCTCGAATTCGTCCCCTATGAAGGCCTGCACGACAAGACCGTGCTCGCGCAAGGCTCGGGAGGCGGCTATGACGTCGTGCTGTTCGATGTCATCTGGCCGGCCGAATACGCCACCAACAAGGTGCTGGTCGATGTCTCGCCGAAGATCACCGACGACATGAAGAAGGGTGTGCTGCCGGGCGCCTGGACCACGGTCCAGTACGAAGGCAAGTATTACGGCATGCCATGGATCCTCGACACCAAATACCTGTTCTACAACAAGGACATCTTGGAAAAGGCCGGCATCAAGGCACCGCCGAAGACCTGGGAAGAACTCGGCGAACAGGCCAAGATCATCAAGGACAAGGGTCTGTTGAAGACTCCGATCGCCTGGAGCTGGTCGCAGGCTGAGGCCGCGATCTGCGACTACACCACGCTGGTCAGCGCCTATGGCGGCGACTTCCTCAAGGACGGCAAGCCGGACTTCCAGAACGGCGCTGGCGTCTCGGCGCTGAAATACATGGTCGACAGCTACAAGTCGGGCCTCACCAACCCCAATTCCAAGGAATTCCTGGAAGAGGACGTGCGCAAGGTCTTCGAAAACGGTGACGCCGCCTTCGCGCTGAACTGGACCTACATGTACAACATGGCCAACGATCCGAAGGACTCGAAGGTGGCGGGCAAGGTCGGCGTCGTGCCGGCGCCGGGCGTGACCGGCACCAGCGAAGTGTCGGCGGTCAATGGCTCGATGGGCCTCGGCGTCACGGCGGTCTCCAAGCATCAGGACGAAGCCTGGAAATACATCACCTTCATGACCTCTCAAGCGACGCAGAACCAGTATGCCAAGCTCTCGCTGCCGATCTGGGCCTCGTCCTATGATGACCCGGCGGTCACCAAGGGCCAGGAAGAGCTGATCGCCGCGGCGAAGCTCGGCCTGGCCGCCATGTATCCACGTCCGACCACGCCGAAATACCAGGAGTTGTCGACCGCGTTGCAGCAGGCCATCCAGGAATCGCTGCTCGGCACAGCCTCGCCGGAAGATGCATTGAAGACCGCCGCGCAGAACAGCGGCCTCTGA
- a CDS encoding ROK family transcriptional regulator has translation MDDISPIRAKSGTNQEGTSAHNRRVMIEALRLNGALSRADLARATQLTKQAVSNIIEDLERDGLVVGLEAVKKGRGQPSTPYRLVPEGAFAIGLQIDRHLTRAVAVDLVGSVLARADANMPSDDPSKGVDIILGLIAGVRRELAGISAQSEERLVGLGVAMPGPFGLQDSDDKWMMPAWQKFPLLETLAAGTGLNVGLQNDAAACATAERMVGAAHGLDHAVCLYVGYGIGAGLILNGELYSGGNGNAGEIGMALLSPAGPGATPLEHRASLASLYQHLGLDPADEDLYERIGVLAAAEDAKVMAWIDGAAHDLRWSVHLIETVFDPQTVILTSGAPEALARRLVEAMHPLLPSTADRPGRSLPRLQLGTTDPWSIAIGAAAAPISRAFDPLFSAIRKTRSGGA, from the coding sequence GTGGACGACATCAGCCCGATCCGCGCCAAAAGCGGTACCAATCAGGAAGGCACGAGCGCCCACAACCGCCGCGTCATGATCGAGGCGTTGCGTCTCAATGGCGCCCTTTCGCGGGCCGATCTGGCGCGGGCGACCCAGCTGACCAAGCAGGCGGTCTCCAACATCATCGAGGATCTCGAACGTGATGGCCTCGTCGTCGGGCTTGAGGCGGTGAAGAAGGGCAGGGGGCAACCCTCGACCCCGTACAGGCTGGTTCCAGAGGGCGCCTTCGCCATCGGGCTGCAGATCGATCGCCACCTGACGCGGGCTGTCGCTGTCGATCTGGTCGGCAGCGTGCTGGCCCGCGCGGACGCCAACATGCCATCCGATGATCCATCGAAAGGTGTCGATATCATCCTTGGCCTGATCGCCGGCGTCAGGCGCGAACTGGCCGGTATCTCCGCCCAATCCGAAGAGCGGCTGGTCGGCCTTGGCGTTGCCATGCCAGGTCCCTTCGGGCTGCAGGATTCGGACGACAAGTGGATGATGCCGGCCTGGCAGAAATTTCCGCTGCTGGAGACATTGGCGGCAGGCACAGGATTGAATGTCGGGCTCCAGAACGATGCCGCCGCCTGCGCGACGGCGGAGCGCATGGTGGGCGCGGCGCACGGTCTCGATCATGCGGTTTGCCTCTATGTCGGCTACGGCATCGGTGCAGGACTGATCCTCAATGGCGAACTCTACAGCGGCGGCAATGGCAATGCCGGCGAGATCGGCATGGCATTGCTATCACCAGCCGGCCCCGGTGCCACGCCGCTGGAACATCGCGCTTCGCTTGCCTCGCTCTACCAGCATCTCGGCCTCGATCCCGCCGATGAAGACCTCTATGAGCGGATCGGCGTGCTGGCCGCGGCTGAAGACGCTAAAGTCATGGCCTGGATCGACGGCGCGGCGCATGATCTGCGCTGGAGCGTGCATCTCATCGAAACGGTCTTCGATCCGCAGACGGTTATCCTGACCAGCGGTGCACCCGAGGCGTTGGCCCGACGTCTGGTCGAGGCCATGCATCCGCTGCTGCCATCGACGGCCGACCGGCCAGGCCGCAGCTTGCCGCGCCTGCAGCTTGGCACGACCGATCCGTGGTCGATCGCCATCGGCGCCGCGGCAGCGCCCATCAGCCGTGCCTTCGATCCGTTGTTCTCGGCGATCCGGAAGACGCGATCCGGCGGCGCCTGA
- a CDS encoding inorganic phosphate transporter, with protein sequence MVDIVSSEAGIPRPEHPLDHSGGAKWFLPAFGVLLLAGVVYVGYALSQDLAVAKTVPWILLGIALLIALGFEFVNGFHDTANAVATVIYTRSLPAEFAVMWSGFFNFVGVLTSSGAVAFGILSLLPVELILQVGSSSGFAMVFALLVAAILWNLGTWFLGLPASSSHTMVGSIIGVGLANQFMAPAGSATSGVDWSQATNVGITLLVSPIIGFFAAAILLYVMKLLVRNPALYEAPKGNAPPPLWIRALLIFTCTGVSFAHGSNDGQKGMGLIMLILIGVVPTAYALNRTPDINYLEAYKSASVSVEQALGKYVKPGVTVADAKAAVQEAVRTRTWNDQTTVALQTYIHNTTAGLQPYASVETVPTDLVSNARNDIYLIGEALKLIDKKKLLPMEATDLKAVTDYHKAVDNATKFIPLWVKVAVALALGLGTMVGWKRIVVTVGEKIGKSHLTYGQGAAAELVAMVTIGMADRLGLPVSTTHVLSSGVAGTMAANGSGLQWSTVRNLLLAWVLTLPCSITLAFVLFIVFRQVF encoded by the coding sequence ATGGTGGACATAGTTTCTAGTGAGGCGGGCATTCCGAGACCGGAGCATCCGCTGGATCATTCAGGCGGCGCGAAATGGTTCCTGCCGGCTTTCGGCGTGCTCCTGCTCGCCGGGGTCGTCTATGTTGGCTACGCGCTGAGCCAGGATCTGGCCGTGGCCAAGACCGTGCCCTGGATCCTGCTTGGCATTGCCTTGCTGATCGCGCTGGGCTTCGAATTCGTCAACGGCTTCCATGACACCGCCAATGCGGTTGCGACGGTCATCTACACACGCTCCCTGCCTGCCGAATTCGCGGTCATGTGGTCGGGCTTCTTCAATTTCGTCGGGGTTCTGACTTCAAGCGGCGCGGTGGCGTTCGGCATCCTGTCGCTGCTGCCGGTCGAACTCATCCTGCAGGTCGGCTCCTCGTCGGGCTTTGCCATGGTGTTCGCGCTGCTCGTCGCCGCGATCCTGTGGAATCTCGGGACCTGGTTCCTCGGCCTGCCGGCATCGAGCTCGCACACGATGGTCGGTTCGATCATCGGTGTCGGCCTTGCCAACCAGTTCATGGCGCCGGCGGGTAGCGCCACCAGCGGTGTCGACTGGTCGCAGGCGACCAATGTTGGCATAACCTTGCTTGTCTCGCCGATCATCGGCTTCTTCGCCGCAGCGATCCTGCTCTATGTGATGAAGCTGCTGGTTCGCAATCCTGCGCTCTACGAAGCGCCGAAGGGCAATGCACCGCCACCCCTGTGGATCCGCGCCCTGCTGATCTTCACCTGCACTGGCGTCAGCTTCGCGCATGGTTCCAACGACGGCCAGAAAGGCATGGGCCTGATCATGCTGATCCTGATCGGCGTCGTGCCGACGGCCTATGCGCTCAACCGCACGCCTGACATCAATTATCTCGAAGCCTACAAGTCGGCTTCGGTCAGCGTCGAGCAGGCACTTGGCAAATATGTCAAGCCGGGCGTTACCGTTGCCGACGCCAAGGCAGCCGTCCAGGAGGCCGTGCGCACCAGGACCTGGAACGACCAGACGACGGTCGCGCTGCAGACGTATATCCACAACACCACCGCTGGATTGCAGCCCTATGCCTCGGTCGAGACGGTGCCTACCGATCTGGTCAGCAACGCCCGTAACGATATCTACCTGATCGGTGAAGCGCTGAAGCTGATCGACAAGAAGAAGTTGCTGCCGATGGAGGCGACCGACCTGAAGGCGGTCACCGACTATCACAAGGCTGTCGACAACGCGACGAAGTTCATCCCGCTCTGGGTGAAGGTTGCCGTGGCCCTGGCGCTGGGACTTGGCACCATGGTCGGCTGGAAACGCATCGTCGTCACGGTCGGCGAGAAGATCGGCAAAAGCCACCTGACCTATGGCCAGGGAGCCGCCGCCGAACTGGTCGCCATGGTGACCATTGGCATGGCCGACCGGCTGGGGTTGCCGGTGTCGACAACCCATGTGCTGTCGTCGGGCGTCGCCGGAACGATGGCCGCCAACGGCTCAGGCCTGCAATGGTCGACGGTGCGCAATCTGCTGCTGGCCTGGGTATTGACCCTGCCTTGCTCGATCACGCTGGCCTTCGTGCTGTTCATCGTCTTCCGCCAGGTGTTCTAG